The following are encoded in a window of Clostridium thermarum genomic DNA:
- a CDS encoding NADP-dependent isocitrate dehydrogenase: MEKIKMNVPLVEMDGDEMTRIIWKMIKDVLLEPYIELKTEYYDLGLQHRDETNDQVTIDAANAIKKYGVGVKCATITPNAARVKEYNLKEMWKSPNGTIRAILDGTVFRTPIIVDSIKPFVKTWTKPITVARHAYGDVYKNTEYKVEGPGKVELVYTAEDGTVTKQLVHDFKGPGVVMGMHNLDASIESFARACFNYALDLKQDLWFASKDTISKIYDHRFKDIFQEIYDAEYKEKFEAAGIEYFYTLIDDAVARVVKSEGGFIWACKNYDGDVMSDLVATAFGSLAMMTSVLVSPEGYYEYEAAHGTVQRHYYQHLEGKTTSTNSMATLFAWTGALRKRGELDSITDLVAFADKLEAAAIRTIEEGVMTKELALLSEVENKTLVNTEEFLYEIKKRLEAAL; encoded by the coding sequence ATGGAAAAGATTAAAATGAACGTGCCATTGGTAGAAATGGACGGAGATGAAATGACCAGAATCATCTGGAAGATGATTAAGGATGTACTGCTAGAGCCGTATATAGAGCTTAAGACAGAGTACTATGACTTAGGACTTCAGCACAGAGATGAAACCAATGATCAGGTAACCATTGATGCTGCAAATGCTATTAAGAAGTATGGGGTTGGGGTAAAGTGTGCAACCATAACTCCTAATGCTGCCAGAGTGAAGGAATACAACCTAAAGGAGATGTGGAAGAGTCCAAACGGAACTATTAGAGCAATCCTTGACGGTACAGTTTTCAGAACTCCTATTATCGTGGACAGCATAAAGCCTTTCGTTAAAACTTGGACTAAGCCTATTACAGTAGCAAGACACGCTTATGGTGATGTATATAAAAATACAGAATATAAGGTTGAAGGACCGGGAAAGGTAGAATTGGTATATACTGCCGAGGATGGTACTGTTACAAAGCAGCTGGTTCACGACTTTAAGGGACCTGGGGTTGTTATGGGAATGCACAACCTTGACGCTTCCATAGAAAGCTTTGCAAGGGCCTGCTTCAACTATGCCCTTGATTTAAAGCAGGATTTATGGTTCGCTTCCAAGGATACAATTTCAAAGATATATGATCATAGATTCAAGGATATATTCCAGGAAATATATGATGCAGAATACAAGGAAAAGTTTGAAGCTGCAGGCATTGAATATTTCTATACACTGATCGATGATGCAGTAGCTAGGGTTGTAAAATCTGAAGGCGGATTTATATGGGCTTGCAAAAACTACGATGGTGATGTAATGTCAGACTTGGTTGCAACAGCTTTCGGCAGCCTTGCAATGATGACTTCAGTGCTTGTTTCTCCTGAAGGCTACTACGAGTATGAAGCAGCTCATGGAACGGTTCAAAGACACTACTATCAGCACCTTGAAGGTAAGACTACCTCAACAAACTCCATGGCAACCCTTTTTGCTTGGACAGGAGCTCTAAGAAAAAGAGGTGAGCTGGATAGTATTACTGATTTGGTAGCTTTTGCAGATAAGCTGGAGGCAGCAGCTATAAGAACCATAGAAGAAGGCGTAATGACAAAAGAATTAGCTCTTCTTTCAGAAGTTGAAAACAAAACATTAGTAAACACAGAAGAATTTCTCTATGAAATTAAGAAGAGATTAGAAGCTGCACTGTAA
- a CDS encoding ABC1 kinase family protein, whose amino-acid sequence MYKNSGQRFREIVKIMASYGFGYLVDTKLNKGEKSPANLRKAFEALGPTFIKIGQILSTRPDILPLAYIEELSKLQDSVPPENFDAIDKVFIEEFSQDVKSLFLHFDENPLASASIAQVHRAVLKDGREVIVKVQRPHIQEKMRMDLAILSRILNMTKARFKDFLIDPKEALDEILASTERELNFELEAKNIEKFCNLNKDVSFMYTPFVVKEMCSKKIVTMEKIEGIKISDIGKLRSEKINLNELGKNLALSFFKQVFEDGFFHGDPHPGNILIKGNKLCFIDFGIMGELSDSLRSALNEIMISIVFEDINKLISVLLSIGTRTGYVDRNQLYDDIEYLLSSYLSTSLRNIKVSLVLQEVFDLSIRNNIRMPKELTLLAKTMVIAEGVVAKIAPDISLLDVAIPYVKANTRKSWLKDISFEDFAIKALRFSNDSSKLPSKLLELSDSILRGRSKIQFEHRNLEKPISSLNRMVNRLASTILVSSLIIGSSLIIDSSVGGKYRGMSIIGVSGFIISGLMSLWILISILRSGKM is encoded by the coding sequence GTGTATAAAAATTCCGGCCAACGTTTTAGAGAAATAGTAAAGATAATGGCCTCTTATGGCTTTGGGTATCTTGTAGATACAAAACTCAATAAGGGGGAAAAATCCCCCGCAAATTTAAGAAAAGCTTTTGAGGCCCTGGGTCCTACCTTTATTAAAATTGGTCAGATTTTAAGTACACGTCCTGATATTTTACCTTTGGCGTATATAGAGGAGCTTTCAAAGCTTCAAGACTCTGTACCGCCAGAAAACTTTGATGCCATAGATAAAGTCTTTATAGAGGAGTTCTCTCAAGATGTGAAGTCCCTATTTCTACATTTTGATGAGAATCCCCTCGCCTCTGCCTCTATAGCTCAAGTACATAGGGCTGTATTAAAGGATGGTAGGGAAGTAATCGTAAAAGTACAGCGACCCCATATTCAAGAGAAGATGCGTATGGATCTTGCAATTCTCAGCAGAATACTTAACATGACAAAGGCAAGATTTAAAGATTTTCTAATAGATCCCAAGGAGGCTCTTGATGAAATTCTTGCTTCAACGGAAAGAGAACTTAACTTTGAGCTGGAGGCTAAAAACATAGAGAAATTCTGCAACCTCAATAAGGATGTAAGCTTTATGTACACCCCCTTTGTTGTAAAGGAGATGTGCTCAAAGAAAATAGTGACCATGGAAAAGATAGAAGGTATTAAAATCTCAGATATCGGCAAGCTGCGGTCAGAGAAAATAAACTTAAATGAGCTTGGTAAAAATCTTGCACTATCCTTTTTCAAGCAAGTCTTTGAGGATGGCTTTTTCCATGGTGATCCTCATCCGGGAAATATACTCATCAAAGGCAACAAGCTTTGCTTTATTGATTTCGGTATAATGGGTGAACTATCCGATTCCCTTAGAAGTGCTCTTAATGAGATTATGATATCCATTGTATTCGAAGACATAAATAAACTCATTTCTGTATTGTTGTCTATAGGTACAAGAACGGGATATGTTGACAGAAACCAATTATACGATGATATAGAGTATTTACTTTCAAGTTATCTTTCAACTTCCCTGCGGAATATAAAGGTTTCCTTGGTTCTGCAGGAGGTATTTGACCTGTCCATCAGAAACAATATAAGAATGCCCAAGGAACTTACTCTATTAGCTAAGACAATGGTTATAGCTGAGGGAGTTGTGGCAAAAATTGCTCCTGATATAAGTCTTCTTGATGTGGCCATTCCCTATGTAAAAGCCAATACCCGAAAAAGCTGGCTTAAAGATATCAGCTTTGAAGACTTCGCTATAAAGGCACTCCGTTTTTCCAACGATTCTTCAAAATTGCCTTCCAAGCTGCTGGAACTATCGGACAGTATCCTCAGGGGAAGGTCCAAGATACAATTTGAACATAGAAACCTTGAAAAGCCCATAAGCTCCTTAAACAGAATGGTAAACCGCTTAGCCTCTACTATACTTGTTTCCTCTTTAATAATTGGGTCCTCACTTATTATTGATTCAAGTGTAGGGGGCAAATACCGCGGAATGTCTATAATCGGAGTTTCCGGTTTTATCATATCCGGATTGATGTCTTTGTGGATATTAATAAGTATTCTTAGGTCAGGAAAGATGTGA
- a CDS encoding oxaloacetate decarboxylase subunit alpha, translated as MKNIHITETVLRDANQSLIATRMAFEQFAPILRDLDDAGYHSLECWGGATFDSCIRYLNEDPWDRLRNIKRIVTKTPLQMLLRGQNLLGYKHYPDDVVRNFIKLAVYNGIDILRIFDALNDYRNIEVAIDETKKQGAHAQGCIVYTVSPIHNIENYIKLSKELENMGADSICIKDMAGLIMPQTAYELVKSIKEAVKLPIYLHSHSTNGLAEMAYLKAAEAGVDGIDCAISAFSSGTSQPPTESMHYSLEAAGFSTGVNGKLLKKINDFFKPVREHFTKTGELDSKVLTPQPEALTYQIPGGMLSNMISQLKAQNSIDKLDEVLAEVPRVREDLGYPPLVTPMSQMVGTQATVNILTGERYKMILKEVKAYCRGEYGKAPGQINPDLMEKALGEDKPITGRFADTLEPIFNKTKEELKDITSSNEDVLSYILFPQIAENFIKEKKKNPTTDELRREVKAIVV; from the coding sequence ATGAAAAATATACATATAACCGAAACAGTTTTGAGAGATGCAAACCAATCCTTGATAGCAACAAGAATGGCTTTCGAGCAGTTTGCTCCTATTCTGAGAGACCTGGACGATGCAGGATATCATTCTTTGGAATGTTGGGGTGGAGCCACCTTTGATTCATGCATAAGATATCTTAATGAAGACCCTTGGGATAGATTAAGGAATATTAAGAGAATAGTTACAAAGACTCCTCTTCAGATGCTTTTAAGAGGTCAAAACCTCCTGGGCTATAAACATTATCCTGATGATGTGGTAAGAAACTTTATCAAATTAGCAGTATATAACGGAATAGATATCTTAAGAATTTTCGATGCCTTAAATGACTATAGAAATATAGAGGTTGCCATTGATGAAACCAAGAAACAGGGTGCCCATGCACAAGGGTGTATCGTATATACTGTAAGCCCTATTCACAACATTGAGAACTATATTAAATTGTCAAAAGAATTAGAAAATATGGGGGCAGATTCTATATGCATAAAAGACATGGCTGGGCTTATAATGCCTCAGACCGCTTATGAGTTGGTTAAATCCATAAAGGAGGCTGTAAAACTACCGATATATCTCCACTCTCATTCCACTAACGGCTTGGCAGAGATGGCCTACCTGAAAGCAGCAGAAGCCGGTGTGGACGGAATAGACTGTGCAATTTCAGCCTTTTCAAGTGGAACATCACAGCCTCCCACAGAATCAATGCATTACTCTTTAGAAGCAGCTGGTTTCTCTACAGGTGTGAACGGTAAGCTATTGAAGAAAATTAACGACTTCTTTAAGCCTGTCAGAGAACATTTTACCAAGACTGGTGAATTGGATTCCAAAGTATTGACCCCACAGCCAGAAGCCTTAACTTACCAGATCCCCGGCGGTATGCTGTCCAATATGATCTCACAACTTAAAGCTCAAAACTCTATAGATAAGTTGGATGAAGTGCTTGCTGAAGTTCCAAGGGTAAGAGAGGACCTTGGCTATCCACCCCTGGTAACTCCTATGAGCCAAATGGTGGGAACTCAAGCTACAGTAAATATCCTTACCGGTGAGAGATATAAGATGATTCTCAAGGAAGTAAAGGCTTACTGCAGAGGTGAATATGGAAAGGCCCCAGGTCAGATAAATCCTGACTTAATGGAAAAGGCCTTAGGTGAAGATAAGCCAATTACAGGCAGATTTGCCGATACCCTAGAGCCTATATTTAATAAAACCAAGGAAGAACTAAAGGATATCACAAGCAGTAATGAAGACGTGCTTTCTTATATCCTGTTCCCACAGATTGCAGAGAACTTTATTAAGGAGAAGAAAAAAAATCCTACTACCGATGAACTTCGAAGAGAAGTAAAGGCCATTGTAGTGTAA
- a CDS encoding xanthine phosphoribosyltransferase, with product MELLKNKILSEGKVIGNTVLKVDNFLNHQLDIPLFNEMGKEFRRIFNRDRVTKILTIEASGIAIASIAAQYFNVPVVFAKKYAGRNMDSETYESEVYSFTKQQSYKVRVSKKYIDVSDKVLIIDDFLANGRALLGLSDIVRQAGAEVVGAGIVIEKAFQGGRKLVEEAGVRVESLAIIESMESGKVIFKD from the coding sequence ATGGAGCTATTGAAGAACAAGATATTGTCAGAAGGCAAGGTTATAGGAAATACCGTTTTAAAAGTAGACAACTTCCTCAATCATCAACTGGATATACCACTGTTCAATGAGATGGGAAAGGAATTTAGAAGGATATTTAACCGGGATAGGGTTACAAAGATACTCACTATAGAAGCTTCCGGTATTGCAATTGCCAGTATTGCAGCACAGTACTTCAATGTGCCGGTAGTTTTTGCAAAAAAGTACGCTGGGAGAAATATGGATAGTGAAACCTATGAAAGCGAAGTTTATTCCTTTACAAAGCAGCAGTCTTACAAGGTTAGAGTTTCAAAGAAATATATAGATGTTTCTGACAAGGTACTGATAATTGATGACTTTTTAGCTAATGGAAGAGCTCTTCTTGGACTAAGCGATATCGTTAGACAAGCGGGTGCAGAAGTAGTGGGAGCAGGAATAGTAATTGAAAAAGCTTTCCAGGGAGGAAGAAAGCTCGTAGAAGAGGCCGGTGTGAGAGTTGAATCTCTTGCAATAATAGAATCTATGGAAAGCGGAAAGGTAATTTTTAAGGATTAA
- a CDS encoding BMP family ABC transporter substrate-binding protein — protein MKKIARLMLILVVAMGVAFTGCAKSDGVEKSNSSGENNNEKLKVGFLYVGPVGDGGYTYAHDQGRLYLQEKLGDKVDATIIKESVKEDDAEVLQVCEEMINNGVKVIFGTSYGFMNGMKKAAENHPDVKFLHCSGYEMAENMSNYFGRDYQVRYLSGIVAGMKTKANKIGYVAAFPIPECVRGINAFTLGVRSVNPDAVVKVTWTNTWYDPVKEKEAAKALLDDGVDIIAQHQDTTGPQQAAEEKGVWSIGYNSDMSAAAPNAYMTAPIWNWGPYYVDQVQKILDGTWKAESYWGAIDADDSKSIIYLAPLTKNAPEGAQEAVDKAKADIISGKNKVFVGPLKDNTGALKVAEGVEMTDEEMLSFDWFVEGVEGKVN, from the coding sequence ATGAAAAAAATAGCAAGATTAATGCTCATTTTAGTAGTTGCAATGGGAGTAGCATTCACCGGTTGTGCAAAAAGTGATGGAGTAGAAAAATCAAATTCTTCAGGCGAAAATAACAACGAAAAATTAAAGGTTGGATTCCTTTATGTTGGACCTGTAGGGGATGGTGGCTATACATATGCCCATGATCAAGGAAGATTGTACTTGCAGGAAAAACTTGGAGATAAGGTAGATGCAACTATAATAAAAGAAAGTGTTAAAGAAGATGATGCTGAAGTTCTTCAGGTTTGCGAAGAAATGATAAACAATGGTGTTAAGGTTATATTTGGTACAAGCTATGGCTTTATGAATGGTATGAAAAAAGCTGCAGAAAATCATCCTGATGTAAAGTTCCTTCACTGCTCAGGTTATGAAATGGCAGAAAACATGTCCAACTACTTCGGAAGAGACTATCAGGTAAGATATTTATCCGGTATTGTTGCAGGAATGAAGACTAAGGCTAACAAGATTGGTTATGTTGCGGCCTTCCCAATTCCTGAATGTGTTAGAGGTATAAATGCTTTCACTTTAGGTGTTAGATCTGTAAATCCAGATGCTGTAGTAAAGGTTACTTGGACAAATACTTGGTATGATCCGGTTAAGGAAAAGGAAGCTGCCAAGGCTCTGTTAGACGATGGTGTTGATATAATAGCACAACATCAGGATACAACAGGTCCACAGCAGGCTGCTGAAGAAAAGGGAGTCTGGTCTATAGGTTACAACTCAGACATGAGCGCTGCTGCACCAAATGCTTATATGACAGCACCAATCTGGAACTGGGGTCCATACTATGTTGATCAGGTTCAGAAGATACTTGATGGAACTTGGAAGGCAGAAAGTTACTGGGGAGCAATTGATGCAGATGACAGCAAGAGCATAATATATCTTGCACCACTTACAAAGAATGCTCCTGAAGGCGCTCAGGAAGCTGTAGATAAAGCTAAGGCTGATATAATTTCCGGAAAGAATAAGGTATTTGTAGGACCATTAAAGGACAACACCGGAGCCTTAAAGGTTGCTGAGGGGGTTGAAATGACAG